A window of Gemmatimonadota bacterium contains these coding sequences:
- a CDS encoding phytanoyl-CoA dioxygenase family protein codes for MSTEQATDTDTDKGDASAMAVENSTTSSPTPAPMTDELKFFFDLKGWILVPSVLTETEVEEMKAEVYAAVEPDNKGKNSGFKRGYHGKLADLLDHPAVVGILNEILTEPPFVGDDHYGFRCENSFLMVREPGWESTVKGTGLPHVVRPPQQANAMRYQVQGGKIFAGLTRVVWELEEVKAGYGGTSFLSGSHKAHFNYGGPDRYRPNISDSPWEESLYAAMEDYSCPPGSMLVFTESLIHAANDWTNPDNRRCAVFNCYNSIWAQWHRLNLDHEIIDKMPPKRQSLFRGTWQLGGDGNRTYSLDNRSV; via the coding sequence ATGTCTACCGAGCAAGCCACGGATACCGACACAGACAAAGGGGACGCGTCGGCAATGGCCGTCGAGAATTCCACCACTTCCAGCCCCACCCCCGCCCCCATGACCGATGAGCTGAAGTTCTTCTTCGACCTGAAGGGCTGGATCCTCGTGCCCTCCGTACTGACGGAGACCGAGGTCGAGGAAATGAAGGCCGAGGTGTATGCCGCAGTTGAGCCGGACAACAAGGGCAAGAACAGCGGTTTTAAAAGGGGTTACCACGGCAAGTTGGCCGATCTGCTCGATCACCCGGCCGTGGTGGGCATTCTCAATGAGATCCTGACCGAGCCGCCCTTCGTGGGGGACGACCACTACGGTTTCCGCTGTGAAAACTCCTTCCTCATGGTGAGGGAACCCGGCTGGGAATCGACCGTCAAGGGCACCGGGTTGCCCCATGTCGTGCGTCCTCCCCAGCAGGCCAACGCCATGCGCTACCAGGTGCAGGGCGGCAAGATCTTCGCGGGACTCACCCGGGTGGTCTGGGAACTGGAGGAGGTCAAGGCAGGATACGGCGGCACTTCCTTTCTGAGCGGATCGCACAAGGCCCATTTCAATTATGGTGGCCCGGACCGGTACCGACCCAACATCAGCGATTCACCATGGGAGGAAAGTCTCTATGCCGCCATGGAGGATTACAGTTGTCCGCCGGGGTCGATGCTGGTCTTCACCGAGAGCCTCATCCACGCGGCGAACGACTGGACCAATCCGGACAACCGGCGCTGCGCGGTGTTCAACTGCTACAACTCGATCTGGGCGCAGTGGCACCGGCTCAACCTCGACCACGAGATCATCGACAAGATGCCTCCAAAGCGGCAGTCCCTCTTTCGCGGTACGTGGCAACTGGGGGGCGATGGGAACCGAACCTACTCGCTGGACAACCGGTCGGTGTAA
- a CDS encoding mandelate racemase/muconate lactonizing enzyme family protein translates to MTEIPGGLDAVPPHPAAVPRSSDLKITAVETLIPDDIMPGLILLRIHTDAGAVGHGETYYVPQAVAAVIHDWLARRLLGSDPLSIEHHWRFFYERFSAFGSRGAEMRALSAVDLALWDLLGQASGLPVWQLLGGKARETVRVYNSCGGPTYGRRPPVAPSEQGWPGHGDIGKPGPLEDNWAAHHAAGDLAEELVAEGYTGMKFWTFDRAYRAHGSSYLPMSTVRECVKPLEEVRKRVGDRIEILLDGHGFFQLPAALRIAEAVRDLNPMWLEDVMRLDNVDTLRDFREKSGVPLAVSEMYISREDYRHVLERNAADYLMVDPTWVGGISETRRLAEMAQGYNIPAAMHDCTGPLTLFAGIHVATAVPNVVIQESVRAHIRTFYDLLIEPNIVVDHGFARPPEGPGLGTRLRPDLFDPGHPGYRISKAY, encoded by the coding sequence ATGACCGAAATCCCCGGAGGCCTGGACGCCGTCCCGCCACACCCCGCTGCCGTCCCGCGTAGTTCCGACCTGAAGATCACTGCCGTGGAGACCCTCATTCCCGACGATATCATGCCGGGGTTGATCCTGCTGCGGATCCACACCGACGCGGGCGCTGTCGGTCACGGTGAGACCTACTACGTCCCCCAGGCGGTGGCCGCCGTCATCCATGACTGGCTGGCCCGCCGGTTGCTGGGCAGCGACCCCCTGTCCATCGAACACCACTGGCGATTCTTCTACGAACGGTTCAGCGCGTTTGGCTCGCGGGGCGCCGAGATGCGGGCCCTCAGTGCCGTCGACCTGGCCCTCTGGGACCTTCTGGGACAGGCGAGCGGACTTCCCGTCTGGCAACTGCTGGGCGGAAAGGCCCGTGAGACTGTCCGGGTCTATAACAGCTGCGGCGGTCCGACGTATGGGCGCCGTCCGCCGGTTGCGCCTTCCGAGCAGGGCTGGCCTGGCCACGGCGACATCGGTAAACCCGGTCCGCTGGAAGACAACTGGGCCGCCCACCACGCCGCGGGCGACCTGGCGGAGGAACTGGTGGCGGAAGGCTACACGGGCATGAAGTTCTGGACCTTCGACCGCGCCTACCGGGCCCACGGCTCAAGCTATCTGCCCATGTCCACGGTCCGGGAATGCGTCAAGCCCCTGGAGGAGGTGCGCAAGCGCGTGGGCGACCGGATCGAGATCCTTCTGGACGGACACGGATTCTTTCAGCTTCCCGCCGCCCTGCGCATCGCCGAGGCCGTGCGGGACCTGAACCCGATGTGGCTCGAGGACGTTATGCGCCTGGACAACGTGGACACGCTCAGGGACTTCCGCGAAAAGTCGGGCGTGCCTCTGGCGGTCAGCGAAATGTACATCAGCAGGGAGGACTACCGCCACGTGCTGGAGAGAAACGCCGCCGACTACCTCATGGTCGATCCCACCTGGGTGGGCGGCATCAGCGAGACGCGGCGGCTGGCCGAGATGGCCCAGGGCTACAACATCCCGGCGGCCATGCATGACTGTACGGGACCGCTTACGCTGTTCGCCGGTATCCACGTCGCCACGGCCGTGCCCAACGTCGTCATCCAGGAGTCCGTCCGGGCTCACATCAGGACCTTCTACGATCTGCTCATCGAGCCCAACATCGTCGTGGATCACGGCTTTGCGCGACCGCCGGAGGGGCCGGGCCTGGGTACCCGCCTGCGGCCGGACCTCTTCGACCCGGGGCATCCTGGATACCGGATCAGCAAGGCGTACTAA
- a CDS encoding type II toxin-antitoxin system VapB family antitoxin, with the protein MSTYVSIDPELLDKALQVGGEKTKKETVNKALREFIARREQERLLDMFGNFDWDEVYNYKRERMRR; encoded by the coding sequence GTGTCAACATACGTTTCAATTGACCCCGAACTACTTGACAAAGCGCTCCAGGTCGGTGGGGAGAAAACCAAAAAGGAGACCGTCAACAAAGCCTTGAGGGAGTTCATCGCGCGACGGGAACAGGAACGGCTACTCGATATGTTCGGCAATTTCGACTGGGATGAAGTGTACAACTACAAGCGCGAGCGGATGCGACGTTGA
- a CDS encoding toxin, whose protein sequence is MGFDWSTEKNRRLIEQRGISFERVVVAIEQGGLVDVLEHPNRDSYPDQLIYAVEIDKYIHLVPFVKQADGTHFLKTIIPSLKATRDYRRRQKS, encoded by the coding sequence ATTGGCTTCGACTGGAGCACCGAAAAGAACCGGCGGCTCATTGAACAGCGGGGAATCTCGTTCGAGCGCGTTGTCGTTGCCATAGAACAAGGCGGTCTGGTGGACGTGCTCGAACACCCAAACCGGGACAGCTACCCGGACCAGTTAATCTACGCCGTGGAAATCGATAAATACATTCACCTCGTGCCTTTCGTGAAGCAGGCCGACGGCACTCACTTTCTGAAGACGATCATTCCCAGCCTGAAGGCAACGAGGGACTACAGAAGGAGACAGAAATCGTGA
- a CDS encoding antitoxin, whose amino-acid sequence MVKDELSAEERDVLDRFERDELRTAPDAEREIKAARQAARNTFNKTKRVNLRVTERDFNLAHARAREEGIPYQTLLSSVIHKYLSGRLTEKK is encoded by the coding sequence ATCGTGAAGGACGAATTGAGTGCAGAAGAGCGCGATGTGCTTGATCGATTCGAAAGGGACGAGTTGCGCACCGCCCCCGATGCCGAACGGGAGATCAAGGCCGCCCGGCAGGCGGCTCGCAATACGTTCAATAAAACCAAACGGGTGAATCTCCGGGTGACCGAGCGTGACTTCAATCTTGCACACGCGCGGGCCAGGGAAGAGGGGATACCCTATCAGACGCTGCTGTCCAGCGTCATCCACAAATACCTGTCCGGACGCCTTACAGAGAAGAAGTAG
- a CDS encoding phytanoyl-CoA dioxygenase family protein — translation MLKVDLLEANEIERTAAIFHRDGFVCVANPLDEEQFALIRSGAERVMAEQEAEFGREKMNRGYARHSFGSQMHNWEWCILIDLPTILPIIDAIWRSDDYTCTGAGGDYSLPGAKIQHLHSDRNADLFNDPLGRVTHRDVPAPFIVINFTMVDFTVENGAIRFIPGTHRSRAPIPSLEEEPEWMRTNHLCAPANTAVIRDVRCWHGGTANHSEMKRPMTSVGYHAPWHRAVEEKSLPREHYDRLSTRGQRLCRHLVEKG, via the coding sequence ATGTTAAAGGTCGACCTACTTGAAGCGAACGAGATCGAGCGGACCGCCGCGATTTTCCACCGGGACGGCTTCGTCTGCGTCGCGAATCCCCTGGACGAGGAGCAGTTCGCCCTTATCCGGTCGGGCGCCGAGCGCGTGATGGCGGAGCAGGAAGCCGAGTTCGGGCGCGAGAAAATGAACCGGGGCTACGCGCGCCACTCCTTCGGCAGCCAGATGCACAACTGGGAATGGTGCATCCTGATCGACCTGCCCACGATCCTGCCGATTATAGACGCGATCTGGAGGAGCGACGACTATACCTGCACGGGCGCGGGCGGCGACTATTCCCTGCCCGGCGCGAAGATCCAGCACCTGCACTCCGATCGGAACGCCGACCTCTTCAACGATCCCCTGGGCCGGGTAACCCACCGGGACGTCCCGGCACCGTTCATCGTCATCAACTTCACTATGGTGGACTTCACCGTGGAGAACGGCGCCATCCGGTTCATTCCCGGCACCCACCGGTCCCGCGCGCCGATCCCTTCGCTCGAAGAGGAACCGGAATGGATGCGCACGAACCATCTCTGCGCGCCGGCGAATACGGCCGTCATCCGCGACGTGCGCTGCTGGCACGGAGGCACGGCGAACCATTCGGAAATGAAGCGGCCCATGACGAGCGTGGGCTACCATGCGCCTTGGCACCGGGCCGTCGAAGAGAAGTCTCTGCCGCGGGAGCACTACGACCGGCTGTCCACGCGGGGCCAGCGGCTGTGCAGGCATCTCGTGGAGAAGGGGTGA
- a CDS encoding phytanoyl-CoA dioxygenase family protein, with translation MRPTPADPGINQVPLLTSSQIAQFKRDGFLVLPGVLDPELCRQAREALWDAVETHHPAMKRADPSTWAPFNDEVSGQLKAKRPEIGGDPYFFTEGHRFYIRNGAEPFMLDLAPRALWQVAEQLLGQGTVVWPAGADDSGMTTGPCFMSDDVVGGLASHGVEATGRWSEKGSFTTEKALRLPRTGPVWSTGQGTRGLYCTLPGSPSPGPDYRGAHTDGACYGRVRFQVTAYVDDLPPGSGGFTVWPGSHSRIWRAQWQAFLEGAKHMDEHLAGRKPGYNDPVIQRIKRDTQPVDCHGPAGTAVLWHTKILHIAGQNTSADVIRQATIYGFLKTPESLPDSLMTDQTNMDIWRDWSDEVRDVDEAIA, from the coding sequence ATGCGACCAACGCCAGCGGACCCGGGCATAAATCAAGTTCCGCTCCTCACCAGTAGCCAAATCGCCCAATTCAAGCGTGACGGATTCCTCGTGCTGCCCGGCGTGCTCGATCCTGAACTTTGCCGCCAGGCCAGGGAAGCGCTGTGGGATGCGGTGGAGACGCACCATCCTGCCATGAAGCGTGCCGATCCCTCAACCTGGGCGCCTTTCAACGACGAAGTAAGCGGCCAACTGAAGGCGAAGCGGCCCGAAATCGGCGGTGACCCCTATTTCTTCACCGAAGGCCACCGCTTCTATATCCGCAACGGCGCAGAGCCCTTCATGCTCGACCTGGCCCCCCGGGCCCTTTGGCAGGTCGCCGAGCAATTGCTTGGCCAGGGCACGGTGGTATGGCCGGCCGGAGCGGATGACTCGGGCATGACGACGGGGCCGTGCTTCATGTCCGACGACGTGGTGGGCGGGCTGGCCAGCCACGGGGTCGAAGCGACCGGGCGATGGTCCGAGAAGGGATCCTTCACCACGGAAAAAGCGCTGCGTCTGCCCAGGACGGGTCCGGTGTGGTCCACCGGGCAAGGGACACGCGGCCTGTACTGCACCCTGCCGGGCAGTCCGTCTCCCGGTCCGGACTACCGCGGCGCCCATACCGACGGCGCATGCTACGGCCGCGTCCGGTTTCAGGTTACCGCCTATGTCGACGACCTGCCGCCCGGCTCCGGCGGCTTCACGGTTTGGCCGGGAAGCCACAGCCGGATCTGGCGCGCGCAGTGGCAGGCCTTTCTCGAAGGCGCAAAGCATATGGACGAACACCTGGCGGGACGCAAGCCCGGCTACAACGATCCGGTAATTCAGCGCATCAAGCGCGATACCCAACCCGTCGATTGCCACGGCCCCGCAGGCACGGCGGTCCTGTGGCACACCAAAATCCTGCACATCGCCGGACAGAATACGTCGGCCGACGTCATCCGCCAGGCGACCATCTACGGCTTCCTAAAAACGCCGGAATCCCTGCCGGACTCGCTCATGACGGACCAAACCAACATGGATATCTGGAGGGATTGGTCTGATGAGGTGCGGGACGTTGATGAGGCGATTGCGTAG
- a CDS encoding ATP-binding protein, with protein sequence MKSVTGPWVSGEDFFDRENELRILDQRVRNGNHVLLTGQRRMGKTSIARELGRRLEADGWVFLFADVEGATGPEDVISDIAEAVHPIRSISSRFARTMQRWFTESFDEIGAFDFRLRVRAGLSEKNWKEHGGGLLRYCAAHANPVFLVVDEMPIFLKRMLHAEGGRQKVDEFLSWLRGVLQHFSGGSLVLMVSGSIGLTPLVRRLGIPDRINYLDPFRLGPWSREATIECLFRLADNSTLKIDSDVAEAVYERLGIGIPHQVQSFFARLTDHALLQGKNQVSVLDVEVVYKNVLLGPAGQNDLIHYETRLKDALGDDQDHTIAMEVLAETSTKEVLTPEVQRILGNLYLPLVDDAPDRISEVLDILEHDGYLESREAGYQFPSCLLKDWWAARFGHHHVPIELRGQVRDG encoded by the coding sequence ATGAAATCTGTTACCGGTCCATGGGTGAGTGGTGAAGACTTTTTTGATCGAGAAAACGAACTACGCATACTCGATCAGCGAGTGCGGAATGGAAACCACGTGTTGCTGACAGGTCAGCGTCGTATGGGCAAGACCAGTATCGCACGGGAACTGGGGCGTCGACTTGAGGCAGACGGATGGGTGTTTCTGTTTGCTGACGTCGAAGGTGCGACTGGCCCGGAAGATGTGATCTCGGATATTGCGGAAGCGGTACACCCGATTCGTTCGATCTCATCACGATTTGCACGAACGATGCAGCGATGGTTCACCGAGAGTTTTGACGAAATCGGTGCTTTTGATTTCCGGCTGAGAGTACGGGCCGGTTTGAGCGAAAAGAACTGGAAGGAACATGGCGGCGGTTTACTTCGATACTGTGCTGCTCATGCAAACCCGGTATTCCTTGTCGTCGATGAAATGCCGATTTTTCTCAAACGAATGCTCCATGCAGAGGGAGGCCGGCAGAAAGTCGACGAGTTTCTGAGTTGGCTGCGAGGAGTGCTGCAACACTTTAGTGGAGGATCGCTAGTACTCATGGTATCCGGTAGTATTGGACTGACTCCACTCGTACGTCGACTCGGCATACCTGATCGCATTAACTATCTCGACCCATTTAGATTAGGCCCATGGAGCCGTGAAGCCACCATCGAGTGTCTGTTTCGACTCGCCGACAATTCGACACTTAAGATCGATTCGGATGTTGCAGAAGCTGTTTATGAGCGACTCGGAATAGGGATTCCGCATCAAGTCCAGTCGTTTTTCGCCAGGCTGACCGATCACGCACTCTTACAGGGCAAAAACCAGGTGTCTGTTTTGGATGTGGAAGTCGTATATAAAAACGTACTTCTAGGACCAGCCGGACAAAACGATCTTATTCACTATGAAACGCGCCTGAAGGATGCTTTGGGCGATGATCAGGACCACACCATTGCTATGGAAGTACTGGCAGAAACATCCACGAAGGAAGTCCTGACTCCCGAAGTACAACGAATACTCGGCAACCTATACTTACCGCTAGTAGATGACGCACCTGATCGCATCTCGGAGGTCCTCGACATACTCGAACATGACGGTTACCTGGAGTCACGCGAAGCAGGCTACCAATTTCCATCGTGCCTGCTGAAGGACTGGTGGGCCGCGCGGTTTGGTCATCATCACGTTCCTATCGAGCTACGTGGCCAGGTCCGCGATGGGTGA
- a CDS encoding fumarylacetoacetate hydrolase family protein has protein sequence MRRREDDVKLAYYDDYTLGVIENDAIIDVSAAVSSAGASNPQGQIEAVISGWDTYGARIAEAARGQAGTPLSSVSLRAPLPRPGQLLCLAGNYIEPDHPTKETFNAFLKSNTSVMGQDAVVELPDTDASVFHFEPELAIVIGKRASKLSADKALNHIFGYTQFIDVSARGLPGGFFLGKSWHTFGPMGPALVTADEVGDANDLPAKMWINGNLKHDFSTGEMARHIPELLAEVTAVVTLEPGDVVSTGTHHYALSPVQDGDSLRLSIDRLGPALTITCADDKKRTWER, from the coding sequence ATCCGCAGACGGGAGGACGATGTGAAGCTGGCATACTACGACGATTACACCCTGGGCGTCATCGAGAACGACGCAATCATCGATGTTTCCGCCGCCGTTTCAAGTGCCGGAGCGTCCAACCCCCAGGGGCAGATAGAAGCGGTCATCAGCGGCTGGGACACCTATGGCGCCCGAATCGCCGAGGCCGCGCGGGGACAGGCCGGAACGCCCCTCTCCTCGGTCAGCTTGAGGGCGCCGTTACCGCGACCGGGACAACTGCTCTGCCTCGCGGGGAACTACATCGAGCCGGATCACCCCACGAAGGAGACCTTCAACGCTTTCCTTAAATCCAACACGTCCGTCATGGGCCAGGATGCGGTCGTGGAACTGCCCGACACGGATGCCTCGGTCTTCCACTTCGAGCCCGAACTCGCGATCGTCATCGGCAAGCGAGCGAGCAAGCTCAGTGCGGACAAGGCCCTGAACCACATTTTCGGTTACACCCAGTTCATAGACGTCTCGGCCCGCGGCCTGCCCGGCGGATTCTTCCTCGGCAAGAGCTGGCACACCTTCGGCCCGATGGGCCCGGCGCTGGTCACGGCGGACGAAGTAGGCGACGCCAACGACCTGCCCGCGAAGATGTGGATCAACGGAAACCTCAAGCACGACTTCTCCACCGGCGAGATGGCCCGGCACATCCCCGAACTCCTGGCCGAAGTGACCGCCGTGGTCACCCTCGAGCCCGGCGATGTCGTCTCGACAGGCACGCACCACTACGCCCTCAGTCCCGTGCAGGACGGCGACAGTCTGCGCCTGAGTATCGACAGGCTGGGACCCGCGCTGACCATCACCTGTGCGGATGATAAGAAGAGGACGTGGGAGCGGTAG
- a CDS encoding tetratricopeptide repeat protein: MSEETAKSPAQARTIRKFNPGTFQSDEEVIRQFVVRQPELGIVTDVLRGNIETPACQHVLLIAPRGRGKTMLLARVAAELRADNELSRSMLPVRFMEESHEVFDIADFWLETLFYLSKEIARTDQDLSRELLATHADLAGQWRGEFLAERAKVTVLDASDRLGRKLVLMIENMQTLCDAVDDNFGWQLRETLQTEPQIILLCTATKRFERLDDVREPFFELFRILDLNPLDTEACQRLWQVISGDGVSERRIRPLQILTGGSPRLLVIVAEFAGHRSLRKLMEELVGLVDDHTEYFRSHLEALAQTERRVYLATIDLWQPSSTSEIAARARMDVRSVSSLLGRLIDREMVMGHGTGRKRLYSAAERLYSIYYKIRREQGEAAIVQYLIRFMAVFYTKQELATLAEGFRTEAIEFPVIREGLDKARTEIPHLDYLYNKAISTVAEPGPSNLASQDSSLSGLSQRQQLLFRVSPKWAEGNLLYHLGKFDDAIPIYASIVEEFGSIKIPDVEILVALASIAIGHIYDRKGEYEAAIASYDETIKQFGDSTEPRVRVCVATTMLNKSRSEGNLGDQNAALATTEAVVSRYVNIADPHIRKVVAEALLNGGMLKRELGRNEEEITSYDEVVNRYGKDSEDGIMTVVAEAMNNKGVSQNKSGDFEAAVDTLDSVIERFSDSTSTELQSSVARALLNKGLVRGEQGQYTEAVTTFKSIVKRFGKVERKVVQTHVVRALVAMAYYLIDLKKYDEALLTCDDADRRLKDEESKNTTEKTITSWIRIKSLYHKSDVDASSTLFKSIYNEFDPENDDSMVMMQSGVVSMVAVGTSERTILDVLVSDEQKAKTLTPLIAALRIRLGEKVRAPVEVMEVARDILREIDEESVKK, from the coding sequence ATGAGTGAAGAAACAGCCAAGAGTCCGGCCCAGGCCCGTACGATACGAAAGTTTAATCCAGGGACATTTCAGTCCGATGAAGAGGTAATCAGACAGTTCGTGGTACGACAACCTGAACTGGGGATCGTGACTGATGTGCTGCGCGGGAATATCGAAACGCCTGCTTGTCAGCACGTTCTTCTTATTGCACCCCGAGGCAGAGGCAAGACCATGCTGTTAGCCCGTGTCGCCGCGGAGCTGCGTGCTGACAATGAACTGTCCCGGAGCATGCTGCCAGTGCGATTCATGGAAGAAAGTCACGAGGTATTCGACATCGCCGACTTCTGGCTTGAAACGCTCTTCTATCTTTCAAAAGAGATCGCGCGTACTGATCAGGACCTCTCCCGGGAGTTACTGGCCACCCATGCCGATCTGGCCGGTCAATGGCGGGGCGAATTCCTGGCGGAACGGGCTAAAGTCACGGTTCTAGATGCGTCGGATCGTTTGGGCCGAAAACTCGTTCTCATGATCGAGAACATGCAGACATTGTGTGATGCCGTGGACGACAACTTCGGCTGGCAGTTGCGAGAGACGTTGCAGACTGAACCTCAGATCATCCTGCTTTGTACTGCCACCAAGCGTTTTGAGCGGTTGGATGACGTACGGGAACCCTTCTTCGAACTGTTCCGGATACTTGACCTGAATCCGTTGGATACCGAAGCTTGCCAAAGGCTGTGGCAGGTAATCAGCGGCGATGGTGTGTCTGAACGCCGCATTCGCCCGCTACAGATTCTTACTGGAGGAAGCCCACGCCTGCTTGTCATCGTCGCGGAGTTCGCCGGACATCGCTCGTTGCGTAAATTGATGGAAGAACTGGTGGGGCTCGTAGACGATCATACCGAGTATTTCCGCAGTCATCTCGAAGCACTGGCACAAACGGAGCGACGCGTCTATCTGGCCACGATTGATCTATGGCAGCCTTCAAGTACCAGCGAGATCGCGGCACGAGCACGTATGGATGTTCGCAGTGTTTCCAGCCTTCTTGGCAGACTGATCGACCGTGAAATGGTAATGGGTCATGGAACAGGTAGGAAGCGCTTGTACTCCGCCGCGGAGAGACTATACAGCATTTACTACAAAATCAGACGTGAACAAGGTGAAGCAGCCATCGTGCAATACCTGATAAGGTTTATGGCGGTGTTTTACACCAAACAAGAACTTGCGACACTGGCCGAAGGATTTAGAACAGAAGCCATAGAATTTCCGGTTATTAGAGAGGGGTTGGATAAGGCAAGAACAGAAATCCCTCACCTTGACTATCTTTACAATAAAGCGATTTCTACTGTTGCAGAACCTGGTCCTTCTAATTTGGCATCTCAAGATTCTTCACTGTCCGGTCTTTCACAGCGACAGCAACTTTTATTTCGTGTCAGCCCCAAGTGGGCTGAAGGAAACCTGTTGTATCATCTGGGTAAATTTGATGATGCAATACCCATTTACGCTTCTATTGTTGAAGAATTTGGAAGCATAAAGATTCCAGACGTCGAAATCCTCGTCGCCTTAGCATCAATAGCCATCGGTCACATTTATGACCGAAAAGGAGAATACGAGGCTGCAATCGCATCATATGACGAAACAATAAAACAGTTTGGCGATAGCACCGAACCTAGAGTGCGTGTATGCGTTGCTACAACGATGCTCAACAAGAGCAGATCGGAAGGCAATCTCGGCGACCAGAACGCTGCGTTAGCAACGACAGAGGCAGTCGTCAGTCGCTACGTAAATATCGCGGACCCTCATATTCGGAAGGTAGTCGCCGAAGCTTTACTAAATGGCGGTATGCTTAAAAGGGAACTTGGTAGAAACGAGGAAGAGATTACTTCTTACGATGAGGTAGTCAATCGATATGGAAAAGATTCGGAAGATGGGATTATGACGGTTGTCGCCGAAGCGATGAACAACAAAGGTGTTTCACAAAACAAGAGTGGCGACTTCGAAGCAGCTGTTGACACGTTAGATTCCGTCATCGAGCGTTTCAGCGATAGCACGTCGACCGAACTCCAGTCGTCCGTTGCAAGAGCACTATTGAACAAGGGACTTGTACGTGGCGAACAAGGTCAGTATACGGAGGCAGTAACAACATTCAAATCCATAGTAAAACGTTTCGGCAAAGTTGAAAGGAAGGTCGTCCAAACACATGTCGTTAGAGCCTTAGTAGCCATGGCGTATTACCTAATCGACTTAAAAAAGTATGATGAAGCATTACTTACGTGTGACGATGCAGATAGACGACTTAAGGACGAGGAAAGCAAAAACACAACAGAAAAAACTATTACTTCCTGGATAAGAATTAAGTCGCTTTATCACAAGTCAGATGTGGATGCTTCTTCTACCTTGTTCAAGTCAATTTACAATGAATTCGATCCGGAAAACGACGACTCGATGGTCATGATGCAATCTGGTGTAGTTAGTATGGTTGCAGTCGGGACGTCTGAAAGAACCATCCTGGATGTTTTGGTGAGTGACGAACAGAAAGCAAAAACTCTAACACCATTAATTGCAGCTCTTAGGATACGCTTAGGTGAAAAAGTGCGTGCGCCGGTTGAGGTAATGGAGGTGGCAAGGGATATATTGCGTGAGATAGACGAAGAGTCAGTAAAGAAGTAA